In a genomic window of Corynebacterium coyleae:
- a CDS encoding FAD-binding and (Fe-S)-binding domain-containing protein gives MAKLLSPDPRRIPKPVYDDSYPDAVSKQFTGGSDPELVAALAAIVGADNVQSRVSDLVRYASDASPYRDIPSVVVQPRNAQDLSALMRYARRAGRTLTFRAAGTSLNGQAMTNDILVDVKTHFAGMEVLDGGKRLRTLPGVVLGDAQAVLRRHGYMLGPDPGSTASACIGGVLADNAGGMRCKIERDSFHTIDQAEFVLTSGEIVDTRKGDDVFRKQCPELHKQLSDFRDRLRANETLVARLRAKFSIRNTNGLRIDAFLDEDEPVRILMRLLVGSEGILGVFTEAEIRTIELPKKKAVTWVVVPDITDAANYVAQLVDAGAEACELLVSDVMRGSVGQFSAAPAEWADIDQSTAALLLEVGGTTEDELQQAIAAAEAVLEGAELLAPLHFETDPKKQNAMWQLRNGLFGLIGQNRPQGAALITEDVCFPPAQVGEGAAELMELLRRYGYPEGVMGHAPYGNLHFFITPDFSNPEELEKYSRFLDELVELVVDKYDGSMKAEHGTGINMAPFVRHEWGDEIWNLFWEVKEMLDPDIILAPDVKLTRQSDIHLQRFKSFPKVEQEINMCVECGFCEPVCPSRHVTVTPRQRIVLRREMARQPEGSEVLGALREQYQYDAIDMCAADGTCAIPCPVGIDTGKVMKQLRAAQATPAEKRVATGIAKGYGAVEALGRTAVSGVNILGPALANAVTQVGRALISPERLPSVPGPMPHKAPQMPETSRNGAAAVYFPACVNRIFGQPAGSADQIAVPQAVVELGRRSGAPVWIPENVDGGCCGMPFSSKGFDDAYRAKALDLLERMWQWSEQGALPVIIDAASCTHTVVDSMPEVLSPADLERFEAIRVLDLVQWLDEEIMEHLPITQDQGRIAVHPPCSGQHLGTTEALMRVAAACGDAEVPAGAACCGTAGDRVMLHPELVESATREEREGLNRGNYARFVSANRTCEMGLQMVAGKPFESIAVLVERASRPEVTLA, from the coding sequence ATGGCAAAGCTCCTCTCTCCCGATCCCCGCAGGATCCCCAAGCCGGTTTACGACGATTCCTACCCGGACGCTGTCAGTAAGCAATTCACTGGCGGCTCCGACCCGGAACTCGTCGCGGCGCTCGCAGCAATCGTCGGCGCGGACAATGTTCAATCACGCGTCTCAGATCTCGTGCGTTACGCCTCAGACGCTTCTCCGTACCGCGACATCCCGTCCGTGGTCGTTCAGCCACGCAACGCGCAAGACCTTTCCGCGCTGATGCGCTATGCCCGCCGTGCAGGTCGGACGCTGACGTTCCGCGCCGCCGGGACGTCTCTTAACGGCCAGGCGATGACGAACGACATCCTCGTCGATGTGAAGACCCACTTCGCCGGCATGGAGGTCCTCGACGGCGGCAAACGCCTTCGTACGTTGCCGGGCGTTGTGCTTGGCGACGCTCAAGCGGTCCTGCGACGCCACGGCTACATGCTCGGACCTGATCCCGGCTCGACCGCATCTGCTTGTATCGGTGGCGTCCTCGCTGACAATGCCGGCGGCATGCGCTGCAAGATTGAGCGTGATTCCTTCCACACCATCGATCAGGCTGAGTTTGTATTGACGTCTGGCGAGATCGTCGATACGCGCAAAGGCGACGACGTCTTCCGCAAACAGTGCCCTGAACTGCACAAACAACTCTCTGATTTCCGTGATCGATTGCGTGCTAACGAGACGCTAGTCGCTCGCCTACGCGCAAAGTTCTCCATCCGCAACACCAACGGCTTGCGCATCGATGCATTCTTGGACGAGGACGAGCCGGTCCGTATCCTCATGCGCTTGCTCGTCGGCTCCGAAGGCATCCTCGGCGTGTTTACCGAGGCTGAGATTCGCACCATCGAGTTGCCAAAGAAAAAGGCTGTGACCTGGGTGGTTGTACCCGACATCACTGATGCTGCCAACTATGTTGCACAGCTTGTCGACGCCGGCGCTGAAGCCTGCGAACTGCTCGTCTCCGATGTCATGCGCGGATCAGTTGGCCAATTTAGTGCTGCTCCTGCTGAATGGGCAGATATTGACCAGTCCACCGCTGCCCTGCTCCTCGAGGTCGGTGGCACCACCGAAGACGAGCTTCAGCAGGCCATTGCCGCCGCCGAGGCCGTGCTCGAAGGCGCGGAGCTGCTAGCACCGCTGCACTTTGAGACCGACCCAAAGAAGCAAAACGCCATGTGGCAGCTGCGTAACGGCCTGTTTGGCCTGATCGGGCAAAACCGCCCGCAAGGCGCCGCGCTGATTACTGAGGACGTGTGCTTCCCACCTGCGCAGGTCGGCGAAGGCGCTGCTGAACTCATGGAGTTGCTCCGGCGCTACGGCTACCCCGAAGGCGTGATGGGACACGCACCCTACGGGAACCTGCACTTCTTTATCACCCCGGACTTCTCCAACCCTGAGGAGCTCGAGAAGTACTCGCGCTTCCTTGACGAGCTGGTTGAGTTGGTCGTCGACAAGTACGACGGCTCGATGAAGGCTGAGCACGGTACCGGTATCAACATGGCGCCGTTCGTGCGCCATGAATGGGGCGACGAAATCTGGAACCTGTTCTGGGAGGTCAAGGAGATGCTTGACCCGGACATCATCCTCGCGCCGGACGTGAAGTTGACTCGCCAGTCGGACATCCACCTGCAGCGCTTCAAGTCCTTTCCCAAGGTCGAGCAGGAGATCAATATGTGCGTCGAGTGCGGCTTCTGCGAGCCGGTATGCCCGTCACGCCACGTCACTGTGACTCCACGTCAACGTATTGTGCTGCGCCGTGAGATGGCGCGTCAGCCGGAAGGCTCGGAGGTCTTGGGGGCGCTGCGCGAGCAATACCAGTACGACGCGATCGACATGTGCGCTGCCGACGGAACCTGCGCTATCCCCTGCCCTGTTGGCATTGATACCGGCAAGGTAATGAAGCAACTGCGCGCAGCTCAGGCAACACCTGCAGAGAAGCGTGTCGCAACTGGGATCGCGAAGGGATACGGCGCGGTCGAGGCGTTGGGCCGCACTGCGGTATCTGGCGTCAATATTCTCGGGCCTGCGCTAGCCAATGCTGTCACCCAGGTTGGACGTGCACTCATCTCGCCCGAGCGCCTCCCCTCTGTGCCGGGGCCCATGCCGCACAAGGCACCACAGATGCCGGAAACCTCGCGCAACGGTGCCGCAGCTGTCTACTTCCCTGCCTGTGTAAACCGTATCTTCGGCCAACCTGCTGGTTCTGCTGATCAGATTGCTGTGCCGCAGGCGGTTGTTGAACTCGGCCGACGAAGCGGAGCACCTGTGTGGATCCCGGAAAACGTTGACGGCGGTTGCTGTGGCATGCCGTTTTCTTCGAAGGGATTCGACGATGCATACCGTGCGAAGGCACTCGACCTGCTGGAGCGCATGTGGCAGTGGTCAGAGCAAGGCGCACTGCCTGTGATCATCGATGCAGCCTCGTGCACCCATACCGTGGTGGATTCCATGCCGGAGGTACTCTCCCCTGCTGATCTTGAACGTTTCGAGGCGATTCGCGTTCTTGACCTGGTGCAGTGGCTCGACGAAGAGATCATGGAGCACCTGCCCATCACTCAGGACCAGGGGCGTATTGCTGTCCACCCGCCATGCTCCGGTCAGCACCTTGGTACCACGGAAGCGCTCATGCGTGTCGCAGCTGCGTGTGGCGATGCGGAAGTGCCCGCTGGGGCGGCCTGCTGTGGCACAGCTGGCGATCGTGTGATGTTGCACCCTGAGCTGGTTGAGTCGGCGACTCGCGAGGAACGCGAGGGGCTCAATCGTGGCAATTATGCACGCTTCGTGTCAGCAAACCGCACCTGCGAGATGGGCCTACAGATGGTGGCCGGAAAGCCATTTGAGTCGATTGCAGTACTGGTCGAGCGTGCATCCCGACCGGAGGTCACGTTAGCCTAG
- a CDS encoding YceI family protein — translation MIAVLAFAILALAVAFIPLGRTLFFSHGVKTEGIDESSLKSATTEIDGVWEVTNKPGPNQTSAGFTFAEVLPGDRRTTSGSTQGVRGSVTIEAGTLKAGEIVVDMTNIRTDSDVRDESVRRKIFHTDDFPEAKFVVTEPVDLSSVPEDGTMGTVDLTGNMTIHGETNTITQTFNVARSGDQLLVAADIPINREDYGVKTPELVAAKIAEDGEINVRLDMRK, via the coding sequence ATGATCGCAGTTTTAGCCTTTGCCATTCTGGCGCTTGCAGTGGCGTTCATCCCGTTGGGAAGGACGCTGTTTTTTAGTCACGGTGTCAAAACTGAGGGTATCGACGAGTCCAGCCTGAAATCCGCCACAACGGAAATTGACGGCGTCTGGGAGGTAACAAACAAGCCTGGACCCAACCAAACGTCTGCAGGCTTCACATTCGCCGAGGTGCTGCCAGGTGATCGCCGGACTACGTCAGGCTCGACACAAGGCGTTCGCGGTAGCGTGACTATCGAGGCGGGCACGCTGAAGGCTGGCGAGATTGTCGTCGATATGACAAACATTCGCACCGACTCTGATGTCCGCGATGAAAGCGTGCGACGCAAAATTTTCCATACGGACGATTTCCCGGAGGCAAAGTTCGTTGTCACCGAGCCAGTGGACCTTAGCAGCGTGCCAGAGGACGGGACGATGGGCACCGTAGACCTGACGGGCAACATGACCATCCACGGCGAGACGAACACGATCACGCAGACATTCAATGTCGCGCGCTCGGGCGATCAGCTGCTCGTCGCAGCAGACATTCCGATCAACCGAGAGGACTACGGAGTGAAGACTCCGGAGCTGGTGGCCGCAAAGATCGCCGAGGACGGCGAAATTAACGTCCGTCTGGATATGCGGAAGTAG
- a CDS encoding RNA polymerase-binding protein RbpA, which produces MADRVLRGSRMGAVSYETDRDHDLAPRRMAKYQTPNGEVFEVPFADEAEIPEEWMCKNGQTGTLMEGEGVESKPTKPPRTHWDMLLERRSIEELDVLLEERLEQLRKRRRTAARLAKEQAAQKEG; this is translated from the coding sequence ATGGCTGATCGAGTGCTACGCGGTAGCCGCATGGGTGCCGTGAGCTACGAAACTGACCGCGACCATGATCTCGCGCCGCGTCGCATGGCGAAGTACCAAACACCCAATGGTGAGGTGTTTGAGGTTCCGTTCGCCGATGAGGCTGAGATCCCCGAAGAGTGGATGTGCAAGAACGGCCAGACCGGCACGCTCATGGAGGGCGAAGGTGTCGAGTCGAAGCCGACGAAGCCGCCGCGTACCCACTGGGACATGCTGCTGGAACGTCGCAGCATTGAGGAGCTTGACGTGCTGCTTGAGGAGCGCTTAGAGCAGCTCCGGAAGCGCCGTCGCACCGCGGCCCGCCTCGCTAAGGAGCAGGCCGCGCAGAAGGAAGGCTAA
- a CDS encoding polyprenol monophosphomannose synthase: protein MANTTLVIIPTYNEVENIPLIVGRVLDANKDVDVLVVDDNSPDGTGAKADELAATHDEVHVLHRTGKDGLLAAYRAGFEWALEREYEVIVQMDADGSHAPEELVRLLDAVANGADLAIGSRYVDGGEVKNWPRSRYLLSKLGNEYISIALGDDVKDMTAGYRAFRREVLEDLDLDALSNKGYIFQVEIAHKVADAGFGVVEVPITFEDRKLGESKLDASFAAASFAEVTKWGAKEKASFVGNLASETWRQIEYAAANSKLADLPNRATKAPSQVADLANEVASLTKYELSGKNLDKVGRRVAEGAQTAKDLTTETVRQVLHVFNSGSK from the coding sequence GTGGCGAATACAACCCTGGTGATTATCCCGACCTACAACGAAGTGGAAAACATCCCGCTTATCGTTGGACGCGTGCTGGATGCCAACAAGGATGTGGACGTCCTTGTGGTCGATGACAACTCGCCTGACGGCACCGGAGCAAAGGCTGACGAGCTCGCAGCTACTCATGATGAAGTTCACGTGCTCCACCGCACCGGAAAAGACGGCCTGCTGGCTGCGTACCGTGCCGGCTTCGAATGGGCCCTTGAGCGCGAGTACGAGGTCATCGTTCAAATGGATGCAGACGGCTCGCATGCCCCTGAGGAACTCGTGCGTTTGCTCGACGCAGTAGCCAACGGCGCAGATCTGGCAATCGGTTCGCGCTACGTCGACGGTGGGGAAGTAAAGAACTGGCCGCGCAGCCGCTACCTGCTGTCCAAGCTGGGCAATGAGTACATCTCGATCGCGCTTGGCGACGATGTCAAGGACATGACCGCTGGCTACCGCGCGTTCCGCCGCGAAGTCTTGGAAGATCTCGACCTGGATGCGCTGTCCAACAAGGGCTACATCTTCCAGGTGGAGATTGCCCACAAGGTAGCAGACGCTGGATTCGGGGTTGTTGAAGTCCCCATCACTTTTGAAGACCGCAAGCTTGGCGAGTCGAAGCTGGACGCAAGCTTCGCTGCCGCATCGTTTGCAGAGGTAACCAAGTGGGGAGCGAAGGAAAAGGCTTCCTTCGTTGGCAACCTGGCGAGCGAAACCTGGCGACAGATTGAGTACGCTGCCGCCAACTCAAAGCTTGCAGATCTTCCAAATCGTGCGACCAAGGCTCCGTCGCAGGTAGCTGACTTGGCTAACGAGGTTGCTTCCTTGACCAAGTACGAGCTTTCCGGCAAGAACCTGGATAAGGTCGGCCGTCGCGTTGCAGAAGGTGCACAGACGGCAAAAGACCTGACGACGGAAACCGTGCGTCAGGTCCTTCACGTATTCAATTCCGGTTCGAAGTAG
- the lnt gene encoding apolipoprotein N-acyltransferase, whose product MTALTRFLRFVLAACSGWLVFFSYEPHGHWFSAIVGISVFYLALMPWQRWPGTDRPSAAFGGLLGFTQAAFCYLYLLPWIGEFVGAMPYVALSIFLALYGIAIGVFGVIVARWRFGFLAFALIYLAVEFCRSSFPFGGFSWVRLAWGQINGPLAALAPWGGPALISIAVALAGAGLIVAILQRGTQRWAGLVAAVLPLGLGTVAQIGVNNPASTVGEATVAAVQGNVPRMGLDFNAQRRAVLANHVNETLALRDDLRAQNMDVDAVFWPENSSDVNPFTDSEARALIDVAVRGIDAPLLVGTLTRDDVGSRNTMVVFDPKDGPGEYHHKRFLQPFGEYMPMRDFFRRFSDMVDLAGDFKPGDGNGVVHLGNIAVGVATCYEVAEDEAYRMAIRNGAQLLSTPTNNATFGFTGMTYQQLAMSRMRALETDRAVVVVATSGVSAIVHPDGSVSQQTEIFTADHLVEKLPLRDSVTPAVRFGKILEWLLVAAGIMLMAVAGVSARTRAHGYAAPRNK is encoded by the coding sequence GTGACGGCCCTTACCCGCTTCCTCCGGTTCGTACTCGCGGCCTGCTCTGGCTGGCTGGTGTTCTTCTCGTACGAACCGCACGGACACTGGTTCTCCGCCATCGTCGGCATATCCGTGTTTTATCTTGCGCTCATGCCATGGCAACGCTGGCCGGGTACTGATCGTCCTTCCGCAGCCTTCGGCGGCCTACTGGGCTTTACGCAGGCTGCGTTTTGCTACCTCTACCTGCTGCCGTGGATCGGGGAGTTTGTCGGCGCAATGCCGTATGTCGCTTTGTCGATCTTCCTCGCGCTCTACGGCATCGCTATAGGTGTGTTTGGTGTGATCGTCGCGCGTTGGCGCTTTGGCTTCCTCGCGTTTGCGCTGATCTACCTTGCGGTTGAGTTTTGCCGCTCGTCGTTTCCTTTCGGCGGGTTTAGCTGGGTACGCCTGGCGTGGGGGCAAATCAATGGTCCACTAGCTGCTCTCGCACCTTGGGGTGGTCCGGCGCTGATCTCAATTGCGGTGGCGCTGGCAGGGGCAGGTCTCATCGTGGCCATCCTGCAGCGTGGGACGCAACGCTGGGCCGGCCTTGTAGCCGCAGTACTGCCCCTCGGTCTCGGCACCGTGGCGCAGATCGGGGTCAATAACCCTGCCTCGACAGTGGGCGAAGCAACCGTTGCCGCGGTACAGGGCAACGTCCCTCGCATGGGGCTTGATTTCAACGCACAGCGCCGCGCGGTGCTGGCCAACCACGTCAACGAAACGCTTGCGCTTCGCGACGACCTCCGCGCGCAAAACATGGATGTCGACGCCGTTTTCTGGCCAGAGAATTCCTCTGACGTCAATCCGTTCACCGACTCGGAAGCACGAGCGCTTATCGACGTCGCCGTGCGCGGCATCGACGCACCGTTGCTCGTTGGCACACTCACACGTGACGACGTTGGCTCCCGCAACACCATGGTCGTCTTCGACCCAAAAGATGGGCCAGGGGAGTACCACCACAAGCGGTTCCTCCAGCCGTTCGGCGAGTACATGCCCATGCGTGACTTTTTCCGGAGGTTCTCCGACATGGTTGACCTGGCTGGCGACTTCAAACCTGGTGACGGCAACGGCGTGGTGCACCTCGGCAACATCGCAGTCGGTGTGGCGACTTGCTACGAGGTGGCGGAGGACGAGGCCTACCGGATGGCGATTCGCAACGGCGCCCAGTTGCTCAGCACACCGACGAACAACGCCACGTTTGGGTTCACCGGCATGACGTATCAACAATTGGCGATGAGCCGCATGCGTGCACTGGAGACCGATCGCGCAGTGGTTGTTGTAGCCACCTCGGGTGTCTCCGCCATCGTCCATCCCGACGGCTCAGTATCGCAGCAGACGGAAATCTTCACGGCAGATCATCTCGTCGAAAAGCTGCCGCTGCGCGATTCTGTCACCCCGGCTGTGCGATTTGGAAAGATTCTGGAGTGGTTGCTTGTCGCGGCAGGGATCATGCTGATGGCTGTGGCAGGCGTTTCCGCACGTACCCGGGCGCACGGGTATGCTGCACCAAGGAATAAATAA
- a CDS encoding FxsA family protein produces MPVLLLSYFVVEAIAFFLVAKWIGVGWALLAIFALMIFGGFAASMSLRSELTQMARGRTSLGKLAGDSALLMAGWALSLVPGFVSSVIGLLLVFGPTRAIARRSMTKRARRGMEDLGARLYEATPMSQFTTSYGSFTNPNQPYPQKGADADDVVIDADELEEWFRNSGNEPGEK; encoded by the coding sequence ATGCCTGTGCTCCTGTTGTCCTACTTCGTTGTTGAAGCGATCGCGTTCTTTCTCGTCGCCAAGTGGATTGGTGTCGGATGGGCGCTGTTGGCAATTTTCGCACTGATGATCTTCGGCGGCTTTGCCGCCAGCATGTCGCTTCGCAGTGAACTTACGCAGATGGCTCGTGGGCGAACCAGCCTTGGCAAGTTGGCTGGCGACTCCGCGCTGTTGATGGCGGGTTGGGCGCTAAGTCTCGTCCCTGGTTTCGTGAGCTCGGTCATCGGCCTGCTATTAGTGTTCGGTCCGACACGAGCAATCGCGCGTCGTTCGATGACCAAACGCGCCCGTCGCGGCATGGAAGACCTCGGCGCGCGCCTCTACGAGGCCACCCCGATGTCGCAGTTCACCACCTCCTACGGTTCGTTTACCAATCCCAATCAGCCCTATCCGCAGAAAGGAGCGGATGCTGACGACGTCGTTATTGATGCCGACGAGTTGGAGGAATGGTTCCGCAACAGCGGCAATGAGCCGGGGGAGAAGTAG